The following proteins are encoded in a genomic region of Microbacterium sp. NC79:
- a CDS encoding ABC transporter substrate-binding protein codes for MYGTLTSRKGKVFAGAALVAASALVLAGCSTGGGGDPTTEPTGTTEPGTSAPSGEALTLKLGSLLPQTGSLSFLGPPMESGVLLAVEEVNAADAGITIDYTPADEGDTKNKVFETSIESLRGKGITALIGAASSGVSKLILDGNVEAGIMQISPSNTSPDFTAWKDNGLYFRTAPSDLLQGEVLGNLIADDGHASLAVLYQNDAYGSGLDKAITETFEGAGGEVVEHQTFNVGDTQFDAQIQAVVAANPDAVAIVSYEEFKALAPALVSAGITADQMYLVDGNLSNYGTDMSIDLTGAQGTRPGPKLEDDFTDRLQAAWTGAGNSEVKDFTYAAEAYDGVILTALAALAAGSTDGADMAAKMAEISGGTGKGEKCTDFAGCAALLAEGKTIDYDGYSGDVTFDENGDPKGAAIGTYKYEADNLATRTD; via the coding sequence ATGTACGGAACCCTGACCTCCCGTAAGGGCAAGGTTTTCGCTGGAGCAGCACTCGTTGCTGCTAGTGCGCTCGTACTTGCTGGCTGTAGCACCGGCGGCGGAGGCGACCCGACGACCGAGCCCACCGGAACAACCGAACCCGGAACGTCCGCCCCCTCGGGCGAAGCGCTCACGCTCAAGCTCGGCTCGCTATTGCCGCAGACGGGCTCGCTCTCATTCCTCGGACCGCCCATGGAATCGGGCGTGCTCCTCGCTGTTGAGGAAGTGAACGCCGCTGACGCGGGCATTACGATCGACTACACCCCTGCTGATGAGGGTGACACGAAGAACAAGGTCTTTGAGACCAGCATCGAGAGCCTGCGCGGTAAGGGCATCACCGCCCTCATCGGTGCAGCGTCATCGGGTGTCTCGAAGCTCATCCTTGATGGCAACGTCGAGGCCGGCATCATGCAGATCTCGCCGTCCAATACGTCGCCCGACTTCACGGCGTGGAAGGACAACGGCCTGTACTTCCGTACCGCGCCGAGTGACCTGCTACAGGGTGAAGTTCTCGGAAACCTGATCGCCGATGACGGCCACGCATCGCTCGCGGTGCTGTACCAGAACGACGCGTACGGTTCGGGACTCGACAAGGCCATCACCGAAACTTTCGAGGGTGCCGGTGGCGAAGTTGTTGAGCACCAGACGTTCAACGTTGGTGACACGCAGTTCGACGCGCAGATTCAGGCGGTCGTCGCTGCCAACCCTGACGCTGTGGCGATCGTGTCGTACGAAGAGTTCAAGGCGCTCGCGCCCGCACTTGTTTCGGCCGGAATCACCGCTGACCAGATGTATCTGGTTGATGGCAACCTGTCGAACTACGGCACCGACATGTCGATCGATCTGACCGGCGCACAGGGCACCCGCCCCGGCCCGAAGCTCGAAGACGACTTTACCGACCGCCTGCAGGCTGCATGGACGGGCGCTGGCAACAGCGAGGTGAAGGACTTCACGTACGCCGCTGAGGCTTACGACGGCGTCATCCTGACGGCGCTGGCAGCACTTGCTGCCGGCTCGACCGACGGCGCAGACATGGCAGCCAAGATGGCCGAAATCTCGGGCGGCACCGGCAAGGGTGAGAAGTGCACCGACTTTGCCGGATGTGCTGCACTGCTCGCTGAAGGCAAGACCATCGACTACGACGGCTACTCCGGAGACGTCACGTTCGACGAGAACGGTGACCCGAAGGGCGCCGCGATCGGCACCTACAAGTACGAGGCAGACAACCTGGCTACCCGTACCGACTAA
- a CDS encoding ABC transporter ATP-binding protein, whose product MTDNTGANGDVVVEMKGVHAGYLPGINILNGANLIARKGELIGIIGPNGAGKSTLLKAIFGMLKVREGDITVNGESIVGLKADKLVRRGVAFVPQTNNVFPSLTIAENLQMGVFQAPKKYAERLEFVTSIFAELDGRLGQRAGSLSGGERQMVAMCRALMMDPSVLLLDEPSAGLSPVRQDDAFLRVSEINKAGVTTIMVEQNARRCLQICDRGYVLDQGRDAYEGTGRDLLNDPKVIGLYLGTLGSEAA is encoded by the coding sequence ATGACCGATAACACCGGTGCGAATGGTGATGTCGTTGTTGAGATGAAGGGCGTGCACGCCGGCTACCTGCCTGGCATCAACATTCTGAACGGCGCGAATCTGATTGCTCGCAAGGGTGAGCTGATCGGCATCATCGGCCCGAACGGCGCGGGTAAGTCGACGCTTTTGAAGGCGATCTTCGGCATGCTGAAGGTGCGCGAAGGCGATATCACCGTCAATGGCGAGAGCATTGTCGGGCTCAAAGCCGACAAGCTGGTCAGACGCGGCGTCGCCTTTGTGCCGCAGACGAATAACGTCTTTCCGTCGCTGACGATCGCCGAAAACCTGCAAATGGGAGTCTTCCAGGCCCCCAAGAAGTACGCAGAACGCCTCGAATTCGTCACCAGCATCTTTGCGGAACTCGATGGCCGCCTCGGCCAGCGTGCCGGGTCGCTGTCTGGTGGTGAACGCCAGATGGTGGCGATGTGCCGTGCGCTCATGATGGACCCGAGCGTGCTGCTGCTTGATGAGCCGAGCGCTGGCCTCAGCCCGGTGCGCCAAGACGACGCATTCCTGCGCGTCTCCGAGATCAACAAAGCGGGCGTGACCACGATCATGGTGGAGCAGAACGCCCGCCGATGCCTACAGATCTGTGACCGCGGCTACGTGCTTGACCAGGGCAGGGACGCCTACGAGGGCACCGGACGCGATCTGCTCAATGACCCGAAGGTCATTGGCCTCTACCTCGGCACGCTGGGCTCTGAGGCCGCCTAG
- a CDS encoding branched-chain amino acid ABC transporter permease, translating into MTRTQYRHRWRALILLFAFLLAGLVIVAPSLATAASATTVPVAAATCDPPAEQEKTDWRFSGFIKFNDEPLPCITVTIEGNGFSAETVTNDKGRWELFVPENAEYTLTVDESTLPEGVIVEGESASQTVTFDLTGKKTVNLFLGEGVRETTSFGDQLLNSLFRGVVFGLMLALASMGAALIYGTTGLSNFAHGEMVSWGAIVMMIVSTIWDAPLWVGIAAAVLAGVGLGFALDAGLWRPLRRKGLGIVQLLVVSIGLAIALRSFYQILIKGNVYEVPGQNVTEFPLGPIKTTYINLIIAGVSIVVILGVAFFLTSTRLGKATRAISDNPSLASASGINVESVVRLVWMLAGGLAALGGVLWAYYLRGVKFDMGTSMLLLIFAAITLGGLGTAFGALIGSIIIGIVVEVSPLFIPSDLKFAGALLALIVILLVRPQGLLGRKERLG; encoded by the coding sequence ATGACCCGAACCCAGTACCGCCATCGGTGGCGCGCGCTGATCCTATTGTTCGCATTCCTTCTCGCCGGGTTGGTGATCGTGGCACCGTCTTTGGCGACTGCCGCGAGCGCGACAACGGTTCCGGTCGCTGCCGCGACGTGTGACCCGCCCGCAGAGCAAGAGAAGACGGACTGGCGCTTCAGCGGCTTCATCAAGTTCAACGATGAGCCGCTCCCCTGCATCACCGTCACGATTGAGGGCAACGGATTCAGCGCTGAGACCGTCACAAACGACAAGGGTCGCTGGGAACTGTTCGTCCCTGAGAACGCGGAGTACACGCTCACCGTTGACGAATCGACCCTGCCTGAGGGCGTCATCGTTGAAGGCGAGTCGGCATCGCAGACCGTGACGTTTGATCTCACCGGCAAGAAGACGGTCAACCTCTTCTTGGGCGAGGGCGTCCGCGAGACCACGTCGTTCGGCGATCAGCTGCTGAACAGCCTGTTCCGCGGCGTGGTGTTTGGTCTGATGCTTGCGCTCGCTTCGATGGGTGCCGCTCTGATTTACGGAACCACGGGGCTGTCGAACTTCGCACACGGCGAGATGGTGTCGTGGGGTGCGATTGTGATGATGATCGTCTCCACGATTTGGGATGCCCCGCTGTGGGTCGGTATCGCTGCTGCCGTCCTCGCCGGCGTCGGGCTCGGGTTCGCGCTCGATGCCGGGTTGTGGCGGCCGCTGCGGCGCAAGGGCCTCGGCATCGTGCAGCTTCTCGTGGTGAGTATCGGCCTCGCGATTGCGCTTCGTTCGTTCTATCAAATCTTGATCAAGGGCAACGTGTATGAGGTGCCGGGCCAGAACGTCACCGAATTCCCGCTTGGCCCGATCAAGACGACGTACATCAACCTCATCATCGCTGGCGTCAGCATCGTCGTGATTCTCGGCGTTGCGTTCTTCTTGACCAGCACGCGCCTCGGCAAAGCCACGCGAGCCATTAGTGACAACCCGTCGCTGGCGTCAGCATCTGGCATCAACGTTGAATCTGTCGTGCGCCTGGTGTGGATGCTGGCAGGTGGCCTTGCCGCTCTCGGCGGTGTGCTGTGGGCCTACTACCTCCGCGGCGTGAAGTTTGACATGGGCACCTCGATGCTGCTGTTGATCTTCGCGGCGATCACCCTCGGCGGCTTGGGAACCGCGTTTGGCGCGCTCATTGGTTCCATCATCATCGGTATCGTCGTCGAGGTCTCGCCGCTATTCATTCCCTCTGACCTCAAGTTCGCTGGCGCTTTGCTCGCCCTGATCGTGATCTTGCTGGTGAGGCCGCAAGGCTTGCTCGGCCGCAAGGAAAGGTTGGGCTGA
- a CDS encoding branched-chain amino acid ABC transporter permease, protein MDFMAVLADSLRFLLSPTTIAFAIAATGLAVHFGYTGLLNFGMAAFMALGAYGYAIGVLTFGLPWYGAMALGLIAAVLFAFILGIPTLRLRADYLAIVTIAAAEIVRLLLNTAAFDSVTGSNDGLDGYNVGFQAANPWVLMGGQTSDKWGFWTWTYTNARWWIILFGLILLAVCIIVVFMLMRSPWGRVIKGIREDEDAVRSLGKNVFAYKMQALIIGGVMGAMGGIVYALPSAVTPGSYVTDMTFNLWTILLLGGAATVFGPTLGAVLFWVVYAFLGSVIPVLGLPLANSQSAAIVQLLMGIALMLIVIFRPQGILGDKREMTFVK, encoded by the coding sequence ATGGACTTCATGGCTGTGTTGGCGGATTCGCTCCGCTTCTTGCTCTCACCCACCACGATCGCGTTCGCGATCGCGGCCACCGGATTGGCTGTGCACTTCGGCTACACGGGCCTGTTGAACTTCGGTATGGCCGCGTTCATGGCCCTCGGTGCGTACGGATACGCGATCGGTGTTCTGACGTTTGGGCTCCCCTGGTACGGCGCTATGGCGCTCGGCTTGATCGCTGCAGTGCTGTTCGCGTTCATCCTGGGTATTCCTACCCTGCGACTACGCGCCGACTACCTTGCCATCGTGACGATCGCCGCCGCAGAAATCGTGCGCCTGTTGCTGAACACCGCGGCGTTCGACTCGGTCACCGGCTCAAACGACGGCCTGGACGGCTACAACGTGGGCTTTCAGGCCGCGAACCCGTGGGTACTCATGGGCGGGCAGACCTCAGACAAGTGGGGCTTTTGGACCTGGACCTACACCAACGCCCGCTGGTGGATCATCCTGTTCGGCCTGATCCTGCTCGCCGTCTGCATCATCGTCGTGTTTATGCTGATGCGCAGCCCCTGGGGCCGCGTTATCAAGGGCATCCGCGAAGACGAAGATGCCGTGCGCTCGCTCGGTAAGAACGTCTTCGCCTACAAGATGCAGGCCCTCATCATCGGTGGTGTGATGGGCGCGATGGGTGGCATCGTCTACGCGTTGCCCTCTGCCGTCACCCCGGGTTCGTACGTCACCGATATGACGTTCAACCTCTGGACGATCCTGCTGCTCGGTGGCGCAGCGACGGTCTTCGGCCCCACACTCGGTGCCGTACTGTTCTGGGTCGTCTACGCCTTCCTCGGCTCGGTGATTCCCGTCCTCGGACTGCCGCTCGCCAATTCGCAAAGCGCGGCCATTGTGCAGCTCCTGATGGGTATCGCCCTGATGCTGATCGTGATCTTCCGCCCACAAGGCATCCTCGGAGACAAGAGGGAGATGACCTTTGTCAAGTAA
- a CDS encoding ABC transporter ATP-binding protein, which yields MKRQKTTGLAKGPGTPGIPKVDPILIVDNVTRNFGGVTAVDVNHLEIPRHAITALIGPNGAGKTTLFNLLCGFDKPNTGTWTYDGHSLAGVPSFKVARMGQVRTFQLTKALSLLSVLENMKLGAKDQKGEGFWASLMPWRWRKQETEITAKARDLLARFKLDAKEQDFAASLSGGQRKLLDMARALMNDPNLVMLDEPMAGVNPALTQSLLDHVLDLKDRGMTVLFVEHDMHMVRHIADWVVVMAEGKIVAEGPPDAVMEDQAVIDAYLGAHQDIDLGVVTGRIPTIDTKESK from the coding sequence GTGAAACGTCAGAAGACGACGGGCCTCGCGAAGGGACCGGGCACGCCAGGCATCCCCAAGGTTGACCCGATTCTCATCGTCGATAACGTCACCAGAAACTTTGGAGGCGTGACGGCCGTTGACGTGAACCACCTCGAGATTCCGCGGCACGCGATCACCGCGCTCATCGGACCAAACGGCGCAGGCAAGACGACGCTGTTTAACCTGCTGTGCGGGTTTGACAAGCCCAACACCGGAACGTGGACATACGACGGCCACAGCCTCGCGGGCGTGCCGTCGTTCAAGGTGGCGCGGATGGGGCAGGTGCGCACGTTCCAGCTCACGAAGGCGTTGTCGCTCCTGTCCGTGTTGGAAAACATGAAGCTCGGTGCCAAGGATCAAAAGGGCGAGGGCTTTTGGGCGTCGCTCATGCCATGGCGTTGGCGGAAGCAGGAGACGGAGATCACGGCGAAGGCGCGTGACCTGCTGGCACGCTTCAAGCTCGACGCGAAGGAGCAAGACTTCGCAGCGTCGCTCTCCGGCGGTCAGCGCAAGCTTCTTGATATGGCGCGTGCGCTGATGAACGACCCGAACCTGGTCATGCTCGATGAGCCGATGGCCGGTGTGAACCCGGCGCTGACACAGTCGCTGCTTGACCACGTTCTCGACCTGAAAGACCGTGGCATGACCGTGCTTTTCGTTGAGCACGACATGCACATGGTGCGTCACATTGCCGATTGGGTGGTCGTGATGGCGGAGGGCAAGATCGTTGCCGAGGGGCCGCCTGATGCTGTGATGGAAGACCAGGCTGTGATCGACGCGTATCTCGGTGCCCACCAGGACATTGACCTCGGTGTCGTCACTGGCCGCATCCCCACCATTGACACGAAGGAGTCGAAATGA
- the guaB gene encoding IMP dehydrogenase, which produces MEQNDPFGFTGLTYDDVLLLPGATDVIPSDADTSSRFSKRITVATPLASAAMDTVTESRMAIAIARQGGIGILHRNMSIEDQAAHVDRVKRSESGMISDPITTTPETTIEEVDAMCAKYRISGLPVVDEEGRLVGIVTNRDMRFVRGTDRKTTLAKDVMTSENLITAPVGIAAEDVIALFAKNRVEKLPLLDENGKLAGLITIKDFDKSEKYPLATKDELGRLRVGAAIGFFGDAWQRAEALRDAGVDAIVVDTANGHSYGVIDLITRLKADETFAHIDIVGGNIATREAAQALIEAGADAIKVGVGPGSICTTRVVAGVGVPQVTAIWEAFQAAREAGVPVIADGGLQYSGDIAKALVAGADTVMIGSLFAGTDESPGEIVFVNGKQFKQYRGMGSLGAMQTRGKQTSYSKDRYFQADVPSDDKLIPEGIEGQVAYRGPAAAVAYQLVGGLRQSMFYVGARTIEELKAKGKFVRITAAGLKESHPHDVQIVVEAPNYRK; this is translated from the coding sequence ATGGAACAGAATGACCCCTTCGGCTTCACCGGCCTGACATACGACGACGTTCTCTTGCTGCCCGGTGCGACGGACGTTATTCCCAGTGACGCAGACACCTCCTCGCGATTCTCGAAACGCATCACTGTCGCCACCCCGCTGGCATCGGCCGCCATGGACACCGTGACCGAGTCACGCATGGCAATCGCCATCGCCCGCCAGGGTGGTATCGGCATTCTGCACCGCAACATGTCGATCGAAGACCAGGCCGCACACGTTGACCGCGTCAAGCGCAGCGAGTCGGGCATGATCAGCGACCCGATCACCACGACGCCGGAAACGACGATCGAAGAGGTCGACGCGATGTGCGCGAAGTACCGCATTTCGGGTCTGCCGGTCGTCGATGAAGAGGGTCGCCTTGTCGGTATCGTCACAAACCGTGACATGCGCTTCGTGCGCGGCACCGACCGCAAGACCACGCTCGCAAAAGATGTCATGACGAGCGAAAACCTCATCACCGCGCCGGTTGGTATCGCCGCAGAAGACGTCATCGCGCTGTTCGCGAAGAACCGTGTGGAGAAGCTGCCGCTGCTCGACGAGAATGGCAAGCTCGCAGGCCTCATCACGATTAAAGACTTTGACAAGAGTGAGAAGTACCCGCTCGCCACGAAAGATGAGCTCGGACGCCTCCGTGTTGGTGCCGCGATCGGCTTCTTCGGCGACGCGTGGCAGCGTGCCGAGGCGCTTCGCGACGCGGGCGTTGACGCGATCGTCGTTGACACCGCTAACGGACACTCATATGGCGTGATCGACCTCATCACGCGCCTCAAGGCTGACGAAACGTTTGCGCACATCGACATCGTCGGTGGCAACATCGCCACGCGTGAGGCCGCACAGGCACTCATCGAAGCCGGCGCTGACGCGATCAAGGTTGGTGTTGGTCCCGGATCAATCTGCACCACACGTGTTGTCGCCGGTGTGGGTGTTCCGCAGGTCACCGCGATTTGGGAGGCTTTCCAGGCCGCACGCGAAGCTGGTGTTCCGGTGATCGCAGATGGCGGTCTGCAGTACTCGGGCGACATCGCCAAGGCCCTCGTCGCCGGTGCTGACACCGTCATGATTGGTTCGCTGTTCGCCGGAACCGACGAATCACCGGGTGAGATCGTCTTCGTCAACGGTAAGCAGTTCAAGCAGTACCGCGGCATGGGCTCGCTCGGCGCGATGCAGACCCGCGGCAAGCAGACGTCGTACTCGAAGGACCGCTACTTCCAGGCAGACGTGCCCAGCGATGACAAGCTCATCCCCGAGGGTATCGAAGGGCAGGTTGCGTACCGCGGCCCGGCTGCTGCCGTCGCCTACCAGCTCGTCGGTGGCCTGCGTCAGTCGATGTTCTACGTCGGCGCTCGCACGATCGAAGAGCTCAAGGCCAAGGGTAAGTTCGTGCGCATCACGGCTGCCGGTCTGAAAGAATCGCACCCGCACGACGTACAGATCGTCGTCGAGGCTCCGAACTACCGCAAGTAG
- the rarD gene encoding EamA family transporter RarD yields the protein MTSPDARERKLGFIYGLLAYLLWGFLPLYFLTLAPTGPWEIVAMRIFFSLVLCAILIAVTRSWGRLRAIFASKRTVWLTVLAGVLIYVNWQVFVLATLTGHIIETALGYFINPIVTILLGVFVMRERLRPLQWAAVGLVAVAVAIIVIGYGAFPWIALILAGSFGFYGLIKKQIGPRVDALSGLTLESLWLVPIAAAQLIWVGGTVGITFGNISVGHTLLLMFAGVATAVPLLLFAAATRRTTLTVVGILQFLTPLMQFATGVWIMGEPMPLERWIGFGVVWAALAVFIADSAIAARRGRAVVGVESTP from the coding sequence GTGACTTCTCCCGACGCCCGCGAGCGCAAACTCGGCTTCATCTACGGCTTGCTCGCGTATTTGCTTTGGGGCTTTCTGCCGCTGTACTTTCTCACCCTCGCGCCGACAGGTCCGTGGGAGATCGTCGCGATGCGGATCTTCTTCTCACTTGTGCTGTGCGCAATTTTGATTGCCGTCACCCGATCATGGGGGCGGTTGCGCGCCATTTTTGCGAGTAAGCGCACCGTCTGGCTGACGGTGCTTGCGGGCGTGCTCATCTACGTCAACTGGCAGGTCTTCGTTCTTGCAACGTTGACAGGCCACATTATTGAAACCGCGCTCGGATATTTCATCAACCCGATCGTCACAATTCTGCTTGGCGTTTTCGTTATGCGTGAGCGGCTCAGACCGCTGCAATGGGCGGCTGTTGGGCTGGTAGCGGTCGCCGTCGCCATCATCGTGATTGGCTATGGCGCATTCCCCTGGATCGCGCTGATTCTCGCCGGAAGCTTCGGATTTTACGGCCTCATTAAGAAGCAGATTGGTCCACGTGTTGATGCGCTCAGCGGGTTGACGCTGGAGTCGCTGTGGCTGGTTCCGATCGCCGCAGCGCAACTCATCTGGGTTGGCGGGACGGTGGGAATCACGTTTGGCAACATCAGCGTGGGCCACACGCTTTTGCTCATGTTCGCTGGGGTCGCCACCGCGGTTCCGCTTCTCCTTTTTGCCGCAGCGACGCGGCGCACCACGCTCACGGTGGTGGGCATTTTGCAGTTCTTGACGCCGCTCATGCAGTTCGCGACAGGGGTATGGATTATGGGTGAGCCCATGCCGCTGGAGCGCTGGATCGGGTTTGGTGTGGTGTGGGCGGCGCTCGCTGTTTTCATCGCCGACTCGGCGATCGCGGCGCGACGTGGGCGGGCAGTCGTCGGGGTTGAATCCACACCGTAA
- the groES gene encoding co-chaperone GroES, which yields MSVSIKPLEDRIVIKQVEAEQTTASGLVIPDTAKEKPQEGEVVAVGPGRIDDNGNRVPLDVAVGDRVLYSKYGGTEVKFGGDEFLVLSTRDVLAIVVR from the coding sequence GTGTCGGTTTCCATCAAGCCGCTCGAGGACCGCATCGTCATCAAGCAGGTTGAGGCAGAGCAGACCACGGCTAGCGGCCTGGTCATCCCGGACACCGCGAAGGAGAAGCCCCAGGAGGGCGAGGTCGTCGCAGTTGGTCCCGGTCGCATCGATGACAACGGCAATCGCGTGCCCCTCGACGTTGCTGTCGGCGACCGCGTTCTCTACAGCAAGTACGGCGGCACCGAGGTCAAGTTCGGTGGCGACGAGTTCCTCGTGCTGTCGACCCGCGACGTGCTCGCAATCGTCGTTCGCTAA
- a CDS encoding class I SAM-dependent methyltransferase: MEMSELVTLLSREALDLIDEVGPIVSSDDALKAVTRLRAAGHSPDLTSAVVTQARLRTRAQGKFGPFAARMLFTQAGLEQATRMPVAARHAQRFLAAGVASVADLGCGIGADSLAFAGAGLRVLAVDADAVTAGITAHNLAPFGDRAEVRHSFAEDVDLTGIEAAWLDPARRTKGHSETKRVTAADYSPHLDWVFGLANQLPIGVKLGPAHDRDSLPADAETQWVSVDGDVVELVVWTGTLARTGVRRAALVVRGEHAHEMTAPADSPDEEPRALGSFLHEPDGSVIRARLVGDVARSLEAGPVAEGIAYLTSDAALTSPFVSSFRIREVFPADVKTLAKALRTLEIGTLEIKKRGMDIDPAAFRKKLNLKGSQSATLILTRAGSKRVAILADRV; encoded by the coding sequence ATGGAGATGTCTGAACTCGTCACGCTGCTTTCGCGCGAGGCTCTCGACCTCATCGACGAGGTCGGCCCGATTGTTTCAAGCGACGATGCGTTGAAGGCAGTCACCCGTTTGCGCGCGGCTGGTCACTCCCCCGACCTCACGTCTGCTGTCGTGACCCAGGCGCGGTTGCGCACCCGCGCCCAGGGGAAGTTTGGCCCGTTCGCCGCTCGCATGCTGTTTACGCAGGCGGGCCTTGAACAGGCAACGCGAATGCCGGTCGCAGCTCGGCACGCGCAACGATTCCTGGCCGCAGGTGTGGCATCGGTTGCTGACCTCGGTTGCGGCATCGGCGCAGATTCGCTCGCATTCGCCGGGGCGGGCCTGCGCGTGCTCGCGGTTGACGCTGATGCGGTGACCGCAGGTATCACGGCGCATAACCTCGCACCGTTCGGCGACCGTGCGGAGGTTCGCCATAGTTTCGCAGAGGACGTTGACCTCACCGGCATCGAAGCGGCATGGCTGGACCCTGCTCGGCGCACAAAAGGTCACAGCGAAACCAAGCGAGTCACAGCCGCGGACTACTCGCCGCACCTTGACTGGGTATTCGGGCTCGCAAATCAACTCCCCATCGGCGTGAAGCTCGGCCCAGCACACGACCGTGACAGCCTGCCTGCGGACGCCGAAACGCAATGGGTCAGCGTCGATGGTGACGTGGTCGAACTCGTGGTCTGGACCGGCACCCTCGCCCGCACAGGGGTACGACGCGCGGCCCTCGTTGTGCGCGGCGAGCATGCGCATGAGATGACGGCACCAGCGGATAGCCCTGACGAAGAGCCGCGCGCACTGGGATCCTTCCTGCACGAGCCGGATGGTTCGGTTATCCGTGCTCGTCTTGTCGGCGACGTCGCGCGTTCGCTCGAAGCCGGCCCTGTTGCGGAGGGCATCGCCTACCTCACGTCGGATGCGGCGCTCACGAGCCCGTTCGTGTCATCATTTCGCATTCGCGAGGTTTTCCCTGCCGATGTGAAGACCCTCGCAAAAGCGCTCCGAACGCTCGAAATCGGCACTTTGGAAATCAAAAAGCGCGGGATGGACATCGACCCCGCCGCGTTCCGGAAGAAGCTGAACCTCAAGGGGTCGCAGTCGGCAACGCTGATCCTCACCCGCGCAGGCTCCAAGCGCGTCGCGATCCTCGCCGATCGCGTCTAA